TCATGATAAAGCAACCTGGGGTTGGTTGTGTTACTGTAGAAATGAAACTGAAACTTTGGAAGGTTTAGAGaccccctcccttcctctctctcacAAAGtatggtctggtaaagcatagggaagcattgtaaagcacagagaggtgtggtaaagcatagggaagcattgtaaagcacagagaggtctggtaaagcatagggaagcattgtaaagcacagagaggtctggtaaagcatagggaagcattgtaaagcacagagaggtctggtaaagcatagggaagcattgtaaagcacagagaggtgtcgtaaagcatagggaagcattgtaaagcacagagaggtctggtaaagcatagggaagcattgtaaagcacagagaggtctggtaaagcatagggaagcattgtaaagcacagagaggtttggtaaagcatagggaagcattgtaaattggtaacaatggtaaataaaatgtgtaaccaTTGGCTGACAAGTGACTGTGGTAAACTATAATATCACTGTGGTAAAGCTTCTCTCATTTATAATCCTTGTATTCATCAAATGTAGAGTTAAACAGAATTGCAGCAAAATGGCTGAAGCGCGTTAGACCAATCAGAAGTGactccccccaccccaccccaatcCTAGTCCAATCCTTTCACCGGATGCCTTCTCTCAAAATTGGCAACCCACGTTTTTACACAGCGCTGTAGACCGAGCGACTTCCCCGCCCTCGAAGAACAACACAAAAAGCACAACCAATCAGGTTTTGAAAACTTCGAGGATCCGCCCACCCACCCGAACACAGAATCCCGCCCCCTTGAACAAAACCCGAATACGTCATCGCGCCGCAGCGCAGGACCGCGCAGCGAGGCGCGCTGTGATTCTGAAGTTATCATCGACTTTACAGCAGCGTGCTTTAGTCGCCCACGGAGCTGCTTTGAACGGGtttgtttgatgttttaaaaaataccgCGACGTATTGACTCATAAACagctagaacacacacacacacccccacccatTTCAACTAGAAGCGTCTTTCCTTCTTGTaatcagtattttattattacaagatGACTCGGGCGTTTTAAGACTACAACGTGCAAACACTGAATAAAACACATGACATAATACACGCTGGCAGGCAGGCCGGCTTTGATTTCTATCGAAACAAACTCGAGCACCAAACTGAAATACGCCCCCTGTCGGTAGAacatattcaatatatatatatagaatttgtATGTATggtcagtactgtactgtaaggaGGGATAATTGTATATTAATTAAAACCTTCCTCATGTACGTCTCCTTTTGTTTATACACAATGCATCCGTGTAGATGTTTAATAACGTAGCTTCATTTATAGATGTTCAaaaaatctgtgtgtgtgtatatatatatatatatttgtgtggcaAAAAACGACTGCTGTGGGTATGTTGACATCATTATTATAtagtaattatttattattatttatataatatttattagtcattatttattattatttcatcatttagcagacgctttttatccaaggtgacttacagagactagggtgtgtgaactatgcatcagctgcagtcacttacaactacgtctcacccgaaagacggagcacaaggaggtgaagtgacttgctcagggtcacacaatgagtcagtggctgaggtgggatttgaaccagggacctactgattacaagcccttttctttaaccactggaccacacagcctccattaaaACTGTTACTGCCAATTAAAAACCACAGCCGACGGTATCCGCAAATGCGTGTTTGTTTACTGGAATCTACTTGATATACGAAACACAAGCTTACTGCAAACAGTTTTCAAGAACTCAGgaagtttttatttagtttaaaaagaaagaaaaaggctaCGGTTAACCGCTGGGTATATCTCCACGCAGGAATCAAAACAAACACATCAGGTGGTGGAATCCGTGTTCCTGTTCCCGTGCGTGGGTCTGCGATTCTTAACCGCAACAGCCCCGTCTCCCAGGCCCCCTCCTCCTGCCTCTCCGCCCGCGCTTCCGGCTCCTGCTTGATTTTGGGCTGCGGTGTGCTCTCCTCCTCCTAGCCATGTTTGTAATGAttgataaaccaaaaaaaaaaacataacttttaCTTTTTATATCCCGGGTGGGGACCCGACCTGGCGGTGATGTCACAAGCTTGCATTGTGACCTCATGCCAAGGCaacgcccccctccccccccatgtGAGGTTAAAAAAGGGAGTATTAACCacggttttaaaatgcatttattagcTCTTATAGTACAAGCAGTATTTGTGCACCCGTTTGCTGGTGAATATGTTTGAAGTTCTTTGGTTGTACTGGATTCCTGTTGcagagcagtgtcacccattccaggttttactaccagcttgattagacCCGGTttgtataagtaacaagctcatgtCTGATAAACTCCTAGTGGACCCACGCATTAGGTTCAGAGATGTTGTTAAATGTAATAAGACATATTTTTATTGAAGATCTTAAAAAGCGagcagcacagagaccaggaccTGAGGGGACGCCGTGTGGACATGCAGTGGAGACAGAGGGAAGGGGACGCTGCTTCACACAGCGACAGCGGTGAGggagatggaatgggttaccagtGGTGACGAAGGCACGTCTTTGATGCTGAATCCACTGGGATCCTCCAAGATCCGAGATCAATCCGCTGTTCGGAACCGGAGGAGCGCTGATGGGACGAACCGCCTCCCCTCGCTCCTCGATGTTATGTTCTTAGGAGTCCAGGCGCTGCTGTCCAGTCAAGGTTAATTGCCTGTCTTATACAGAGGCGAAACCAGGCTTAGATAAGCCAGCGTGTTAACCGAGTCCTGTTCTTGCGTTCTTATTTCGCAGCGAGCTGCGGCAGACAGAAATTATAGAAGGAGCCCTGATCAAAAGAATCGATTTTCCTCCACGACACCCACCCTTCGGCGTGCGCCGTTTCTTTCACTAACGACCCGCCAGCGCCGAAATAATGGGGGTCCAATACCAACAGATAGTGACCCCGTTCACCCGAACAGACCCCGAGGATCGCTCTGGACGCGTTATCGCTGTCCCCTCCCATCATGGCAGGTGAGCCGAAGCGGTCAAAGTGCCCGTGAAGTTCGGCGATCTGGTTCTGGAGTTCGGCGCCCCGGCGGACGTGCACGATCTTGCAAGGGACCTGGTGAAAACTATCCAAACACAAGGCGATTTCGAAGGAGCCGATCCAGCCCCGGGAGCCCACGAAACTGGCTGGTTTGTCCTCCGTTTTAACCAGAGCCTCTTGAATCCCTCTCAGGGTCGGCGGGGTGTTTTCACCGGACGTTTGGAGGCGCATCCAGGACGATAGCGTCTGCAGAGTGCGGTACCCGCAGCCCCAGCCACGGTCGTCCAATCCGTCACAGCCGTAATGATAATACAGGCAGTCGCCCCGGATGAGGGAGCGTCTGCAAATACCCGACTCGGGCTCGGGGAACGGAACCCCCTGGTGGACACTTCGAAGGAGTTCATTGCTGTgatgcatttaatttaatttttttaattatttttttaaaagcagtgcaCCATTTCTCCTaggaaacaaaaaatacaaataaatagataaataaattacactttttagagaataaaaataaaaaataaacatatactgagacttttttttttttgtacagttcaCGTATTTTTGATTGGATGAGAATAGAAACGAAGCAATGTTGTTatggtctgcaaaaaaaaaaaaaaaaacacggttaCTATGTAAGGGCTTCGGAGTTGCTACGGCGTtgctaaggaggctgtgtggtccagtggttaaagaaaagggcttgtaaccaggaggtccccggttcaaatcccacctcagccactgactcactgtgtgaccctgagcaagtcacttcacctccttgtgctccgtctttcgggtgagacgtatttgtaagtgactctgcagctgatgcatagttcacacaccctagtctctgtaagtcgccttggataaaggcgtctgctaaataaactaataataataataataataataataatagttgaagGAGAAAGACAATCCCAGTTGTTCACTCAGAAGTCTGGTAACTCTGAAACCAAGTCACAAAACCAAACATATCTGAAACGTAGTGTTATTTTGCGACAAGATAACTTCACCCgacatttaaataaactattttatatatataaaaaaataaacaaacgaatTAACCTCCCATTTACCTGTCCACCACTTCCCGTGTCTCACTGAACTCGGTCCGACCTGCCGCCCATATCACAATCAAAGTAGGTTCCGAGGTCAGGACGGAAACCCCCAGTAAATACgcgttgtatttttttgtttgtttgtttttttaattggtttgattgTATTTGCATATATAGTATTTTCTTATTATAATTCTGTGTACTTTTAAAGCCAtactctcaatgtgtgtgtcttgttAAGTGTTTGTTGGGACATATTTTACAACAGCactgtaaacaaaaatatatattttagttttttcctcAACGTCAGTTGCTACACCTATTATTAAGACTATTAACGTCTGTAGCTCTCCATGGTTACTACAACTACAAATTAGCCACAATTGTGAGGGCTTGCTCAACAccatagtgttttttttccctcacaAATAGAGTGCTTAAGCCAATGGTAAAAACACTAAAGTACATTGCTGCACAtacaataatatatttgtttaatatttcgaAGGAATTTATTGCTGTAATCCCTTTTTTTTACTAGTATTATTGCTACGTATTTCTTGGTAATTGAAGCTGATAAACCCTGTGAATTCCCCGCCTCTCATTTTCGGAGCGTTCGTTCACATGGAGGCATGAgtcagtgtgatccagtggttaaagtccagggcttgtcaccagaaggtcacgggttcaaatcccacctctgtcactgactgactccctgtgtgcgtgaccctgagcgagtcacttcacctccttgtgctccatcctgcagatgagatgttaaatcaacgtcctattggaagtgactctgcatataatgcacagttcacagcctgcctctgtaaagcgctttgagatggtggatcactatgaaaggcgctatataaaaataaagattgattgattgattgatgaaagTTAGTATGAGTTTTATTTgtgatgttaaatcaacgtcctattggaagtgactctgcatataatgcgcagttcacagcctgcctctgtaaagtgctttgtgatggtggaacactatgaaaggcgctatataaagatattattattattattattattattattattattattattattatgatgattatgatTAACCCTATATTTTCATACATGcaggtagttttatttttcactgttaTATATTCATGTTTAGGTCCCTGTTATGGGGAAGCATTTCAATGAGACGGTACTCCGGGCGCTTCATGATTAGGGGAGGAGTGAAAAGCATTACTAACAAAAGTAAGGGGAagtttactgtttattatttagcagacgcctttatccaaggcgacttacagagactagggtgtgtgaactatgcatcagctgcagaatcacttacaactacgtctcacccgaaagacggagcacaaggaagtgaagtgacttgctcagggtcacacaatgagtcagtggctgaggtgggatttgaaccggggacctcctggttacaagcccttttctttaaccactggactgtttatttaaaagacaaaaccCAAATAAACTACGAAGGCACTGATGAGACACAACCCACTTCAAACAACAAGGGCTTTATTCAGGTTAGcatttaatcaaacaaataaattaaaaaaaaaaaatacatttcaatagacATGCCATTAGGATTGGGGATCaactccaattccaattcccGGTTCCCATTCCTTCGAAGGAATccaaattgatattttagagacatgacGATAATAATAACTGTTGCAATAAATTTCTTTGATTTCCATTGgatttttgtactgtttgtatttaatggactgtgccaggctgtatttcactgtatttaatgtatttgcattgttttgtactgtttgtatttaatggactgtgccaggctgtatttcactgtatttaatgtatttgcattgttttgtactgtttgtatttaatggactgtgccaggctgtatttcactgtatttaatgtatttgcattgttttgtactgtttgtatttaatggactgtgccaggctgtatttcactgtatttaatgtatttgcattgtttttcactgtttgtaaTTCAAAAGGGCGCGGGAATCTGAATCGGGAATTGATTCTACAAAAGGAATTCGGAATTGAGAAACAGGAAATCGCTCCCGGCCCAGCATTCCGCAGGGTCCTGTAAGCTCCTCCTCCACACAGTGTTTACAAAGCGAACCCGTCACAAACGCGCCGTGGTTTCCCCGGGGGGAGGGGGCCGCTCCTCTACTGGGGGTCCGCGCGGAACACTTTGATGTGGATGGCGGAGTTGTTGCGGGTGCGGCTCACCGGCTCACCCTGGTCTGTCTCGGGCTCCAGATCATCGACCAGCTCCACCGTCGACGTGTTCGGAGCCAGCCGCAGCGCCCCCAGCCCGTTCCCTTGGCAACGGAGAGAGAAACGGGTTCACAAACTGAAATTCTACCCTCCCCTCctcttccctcctcctccctctccctcctccctctccgaGGCGTTTTCaggcaggcaggtatataaaggagatCAGTGACACATCTGGAGCTGTTGTGCtagatttgcacactgctgtccaTACCCAGACTGAACCTGGTAGACAATGCAGCCTTTTAGAACCGGAACTCAGAACCTCAGAACTGTCTCCGTGTTCTTAGAACACGCCTCTGCGAGACACTCAGGTTCTCACGCAGGCAGGTACAGACAGGAGGCCTCTGGAGGGGTTCTGATAGCCGTGCTCACCTTGCAGCTGCAGCGCGATGTTGATGGCCCGGTTGATGGCCAGCCCCAGCCCGTGGATGCAGATCTCGTTGAACTCGCCCCCCTCCAGCAGCCTCTGACAGCGGGCCAGCTGGGCGCGGAAGTCGGTCTTCATGTTCACGTAGACGTCGTTGCGGCGCTGAGGCAGCTTGCGCGGCAGCCTCTTCCGCAGCGTGAACTCTGCCGGGTCGATCTCGCGGTGCTGCGCCAGCGTCACCCCGCCATCCGCCATGCctacggggagggggggggagagaagaggagagatgagagagggggagatgagagagagggggagaggagaggagagggggagagagatgagagaggagggggggagaggagagagatgagagagaggggggagggggagagggagatgggagagggagatgagagggggagaggagagagaggaggggagagagaggaggggagagagagatgagagagaggggggagaggagagggagatgggagagggggagagggagatgagacagaggggggagagggagatgggagggagagaggaggggagagagatgagagagagaggggagaggagagggagatgagagaggggagagggggagagggagatgagacagaggggggagagggagatgggagggagagaggaggggagagagatgagagagagaggggatgggggagagggagagggagagaggaggggagagaggtcAACACTGAGATCAATTGATCAATTTAGCTGAAGTTAACGTGTTCAATTAAATCAGGTGTGGTCAGCTCGTTTTTACACAGGCTACATCGTAAGAATCCCTTTGTCCAATTGCAggaaatcagactcccgttgcagagcagtgtcacccattccaggttttactaccagcttgatcagccccacagtgtgtctaggcaacaagctcaggtgtgtgttttattatgaaACTCGTAGTGTGGAGTCTGCCTTAGTTTCTGCCACACTGTTTCCGTATCTCTACACACAGATCTGCAGATGCGCGTATTCAATTACTGTCTATTAATTGTTGGTCTATTATCAAATCTTTTACCTCTGCAGGCCCGTATAAAAACATGCGTGTTTGTTGGTACTGCTAACACTAAGCGAGCGACGGGTCAGTCGCATAGTCAAGATTTGAGAAATAATCCTGAGTTATTTCCAAACCAGCTAATTTCCGTGTCATTACAAAATGTTTAGACTATAGCATAGCATTGCACGAGTGTGTATCTAACGGTGCTGCTACACAGAGCAGTACTCGGTTCTTGAAGCTCTGGCTATGAATTTGTACGCATGATGTTTATTTCCACCCACCTGGACTATTAACTGGACGGTCGACACGCTGTCTCACAAACCGGACGCCTTGAACCAAACCCACAACACGTTTCTGCAGCGAGAGAGCGGACAGTTCCATTACTGTGCTGTGCCGGTCAATCTCCATTGGGTTTAAAGGGAATAGGGGGAGTCGCATTCAATCGTTTTCTTTTCACATGCTTTGATTTTTTTCGCGACGACGGGCGCACAGTGAGGAAGAAGTAAATATTTTGTAGATAATTACTATTAATTAATTTTGGATTGAAAAAGAACTGATGTACACCTCAAAGTTGAAAACAGACACCCCTCCGTTTGGTGGCGGCGATGGAACATTCCAAACGGTGCCCCCCTTTTTTTTCAGGAACGAACCATTTTGATTACCGTGAAATGAGAGGGGTGGTTTAAAagtcagtacatttttttttcctttaaataaaGTTAATAACCCATCTCTGTGCTTTCTAGAAGCGATATTAGCGATGTAAATATTGGCATGTTTCTAAACAGCGTCACCTTGGTTGTAAATATTGCGATGTTTGTGATAATTAGGCTGTCgacacccccccctccccttacAAACGGAGGATATTGCTGTGGAATGTGAACAGCGTGGAGCGATTTTAGCATCAATGCGTGGATTGCAAATTAAAACTCGCTCATGCGCGTTAAGCAATGTGTTGCTTCTCTGTTTGAAAATATATTGCGCAGTGAAGGCGAAAGGGCGTCTGTATTCGTTTCTATGTGTGTGTCGttatggttgttagtagcttattgatcccagaatctcttatctgccccctattttactgcatttaatcctgtacttcagagtactgtaatctgccaagtgtttaatctgtagtattttgtatttaatcatatcctgatgtaactatctctgacactgttatctgctgtattattgaattgtattttgtcacacttgtacttgcttgaaccaaagtcattgtatttatcttgctcttaattgtattattacttgtactgtgattcttgaaatgtatttttgtttacgattgtaagtcaccctggataagggtgtctgctaagaaataaataataataataataataataataataataataataataataattgaacacagtattctaggtgaggtcttactaatgcattgtaaagttttaacatttttaaattcaacactttttcacaatatatccgagcatctggttggccattattttttttatatagcttccccacattgtctagatgaaggcagcagtgtggagtagtggttagggctctggactcttgaccggagggtcgtgggttcaatcccaggtgggagacactgctgctgtacccttgagcaaggtactttacctagattgctccagtaaaaacccaactgtataaatggggaattgtatgtaaaaataatgtgatatcttgtaacaattgtaagtcgccctggataagggcgtctgctaagaaataaataataataataataagacatttctgagtcaacataaactcctaggtctttttcatagattccttcttcaatttcaggatCTCCCACATGACATTTATAATACTGCatagccataataataataataataataataataataataatcattatcattatcatcatcatctgcAAACtaaggtcagcagtgtggagtagtggtcagggctctggactcttgaccggagggtcgtgggttcaatcccaggtgggggacactgctgctgtacccttgagcaaggtactttacctagattgctccagtaaaatcccaactgtataaatggggaattgcatgtaaaaaaaataataatgtaattgtatgtaaaaataatgtgatatcttgtaacaattgtaagtcgcactggataagggcgtctgctaagaaataaataataataataataataataacacagactTCAGCCACACAAAAATCCCGCGTGACGTCACGTGACGTCGAACGTCCGCCGTTccgatcgtttttttttttaaaaaaacaaaaattctcTTAGCCCCTCCCACGTCACGTGACGCGAGTAGGACGGCCATCTTTCTATAACACAAACAAGAaggagagcgcgagagagagagaggcagacactgaaaaaaaaaaaaaaaaaacaacaacattacaaaaatatatataaataaataaatgaatgcggCGAGTTCgtgatcctgaaaaaaaaaaaaaaaaggctaaagaAAACAAGACACGATAAATAAAACCGggtaagaaatacaaataaaagagaCCCCGGCCCCCTTACCCCGTATCGACGGGCCTCGGGATGATAGTCGGGTTTGTTTTATAGGGGTTTAAATGGCAGGTAGACAGGCCTCTGCGAGCAGCGGGGTAGAGTTAGAGGGGCGGCCGGGGGGCGCTCACTCTCACACTCCGCCCCCCCTACG
The Acipenser ruthenus unplaced genomic scaffold, fAciRut3.2 maternal haplotype, whole genome shotgun sequence genome window above contains:
- the LOC117404537 gene encoding ufm1-specific protease 1 — protein: MHHSNELLRSVHQGVPFPEPESGICRRSLIRGDCLYYHYGCDGLDDRGWGCGYRTLQTLSSWMRLQTSGENTPPTLRGIQEALVKTEDKPASFVGSRGWIGSFEIALCLDSFHQVPCKIVHVRRGAELQNQIAELHGHFDRFGSPAMMGGDSDNASRAILGVCSGERGHYLLVLDPHYFGAGGSLVKETAHAEGWVSWRKIDSFDQGSFYNFCLPQLAAK
- the LOC117404644 gene encoding ribonuclease P protein subunit p20; the protein is MEIDRHSTVMELSALSLQKRVVGLVQGVRFVRQRVDRPVNSPGMADGGVTLAQHREIDPAEFTLRKRLPRKLPQRRNDVYVNMKTDFRAQLARCQRLLEGGEFNEICIHGLGLAINRAINIALQLQGNGLGALRLAPNTSTVELVDDLEPETDQGEPVSRTRNNSAIHIKVFRADPQ